In Labrys wisconsinensis, the following proteins share a genomic window:
- a CDS encoding helix-turn-helix transcriptional regulator, which translates to MELQTHGVRKYPPTSALLASSAGLGWSTISVELRAHGVAEAPAIVPQHVEICLVVAGNEDSLVRRTGAGFCQEAMPRTGAIWLSPAGVGKEIVITAPIPQTLHLYLPTTLFDRLNDDFNLPAAPAHSIRHAVGIDDDVIDQIGRSILSELTVGTAASRVYVETAALMLAARLLRKHCDSGACASTESSAHNLDQGRLRRVLDYISANIDDDITLVNLAGVADYSTFHFARKFTLAMGVPPYRYISRMRLENAMAELAAGKLPLAEIALNAHFSSQASFTRAFHRATGMTPKEYQRRRL; encoded by the coding sequence ATGGAGCTGCAGACACACGGCGTCAGAAAATATCCTCCGACGTCGGCATTGCTGGCCTCGTCCGCCGGGCTTGGCTGGTCGACGATATCGGTGGAGCTGCGAGCGCATGGGGTAGCCGAAGCTCCGGCGATCGTTCCCCAGCATGTGGAGATCTGCCTGGTTGTCGCCGGCAACGAAGACAGTCTCGTCAGGCGAACCGGCGCCGGATTCTGCCAGGAGGCGATGCCGAGAACCGGCGCGATCTGGTTGAGCCCAGCCGGGGTCGGCAAGGAGATCGTCATAACCGCGCCAATTCCCCAGACACTGCATCTGTACCTGCCGACAACGCTGTTCGATCGGTTGAACGACGATTTCAACCTTCCGGCCGCACCGGCCCATTCGATCCGTCATGCCGTCGGCATCGACGACGATGTCATTGATCAGATCGGACGTTCAATCCTCTCCGAGCTCACGGTCGGGACGGCCGCAAGTCGCGTCTACGTCGAAACTGCCGCTCTGATGCTCGCGGCCAGGCTTCTTCGAAAGCATTGCGACAGCGGGGCATGCGCATCCACCGAATCGTCCGCGCACAACCTCGACCAGGGCCGGCTTCGCCGCGTTCTCGACTATATCTCGGCAAATATCGACGACGACATAACGCTCGTGAATCTCGCGGGAGTTGCGGATTATAGCACGTTCCACTTTGCGCGGAAGTTCACGCTCGCCATGGGCGTCCCGCCGTATCGCTATATCAGCCGCATGCGGCTGGAGAATGCGATGGCGGAGTTGGCCGCGGGCAAGCTGCCGCTGGCGGAGATCGCGCTCAATGCGCACTTCTCGTCGCAGGCGAGCTTCACGCGAGCGTTTCATCGCGCGACCGGCATGACGCCCAAGGAGTATCAGCGCCGTCGACTCTAG
- a CDS encoding GMC family oxidoreductase, whose translation MTNAHEMMQVLLDQVASGQLTRRRFLAVAGAAGLTAGLSAAAADQAFAAGDNQAANQAKLEGAYDYIVVGAGASGAIVAGELSKTGAKVLVVESGGADTAPTIGNPSIWFYNVGGPLDWKLPIAPVPQLNNRKFNMALGHVLGGGSSINAMVWSRGLARDYDAWERRGAKGWAFKDVLPTYKAQEDWEGGANQWRGAGGPVHIRRPGDPHPTAPAFIEAARQMGFPILDDTNDPVRAGAGYINMNIAADGTRVSSARAFLRPNLDRPNLTLALNTNVTKVLFEGDRASGVELVTGDGVRNVQATREVILSAGTVNGAKLLMLSGIGDAAQLQKLGIKPVANLRGVGQNLQDHVLVSGVVYQYKGKMPDRPADSNAVEAEVYFSSGIDGHTTDINLVLEQLPIATPEAAARFGATPPGEGFTIAPALIQPTSRGHVRLASADWRDAPVIEGNHLGTDRDLAAIVRAIEAARELGSKAALDGVREAEVVPGPKAASRRDLVDLARTAAASFGHAVGTAKIGTGADAVVDSELRVHGLRGLRVADASVMPSIISGPTNAPAFMIGGRAADLIKAAT comes from the coding sequence ATGACCAATGCCCACGAAATGATGCAGGTCCTTCTGGACCAGGTGGCGAGCGGGCAATTGACGAGGCGCCGCTTCCTGGCGGTGGCGGGCGCTGCCGGTCTGACCGCCGGGCTTTCGGCCGCGGCGGCGGACCAGGCGTTCGCCGCCGGCGACAATCAGGCGGCCAACCAGGCCAAGCTCGAGGGCGCCTACGACTACATTGTCGTGGGTGCGGGCGCGTCCGGCGCGATCGTCGCCGGCGAGCTGTCGAAGACCGGCGCCAAGGTCCTGGTCGTCGAATCCGGCGGTGCCGATACGGCTCCCACCATCGGCAATCCAAGCATCTGGTTCTACAATGTCGGCGGCCCCCTGGACTGGAAGCTGCCGATCGCCCCCGTTCCCCAGCTGAACAATCGAAAGTTCAACATGGCGCTCGGCCACGTTCTCGGCGGCGGCAGCTCCATCAACGCGATGGTGTGGTCGCGCGGCCTGGCGCGCGACTACGACGCCTGGGAGCGGCGCGGCGCGAAAGGCTGGGCCTTCAAGGACGTCCTGCCGACCTACAAGGCGCAGGAGGATTGGGAGGGCGGCGCGAACCAATGGCGCGGCGCCGGCGGTCCCGTCCACATCCGCAGGCCGGGAGACCCTCATCCGACGGCGCCGGCCTTCATCGAGGCCGCACGCCAGATGGGCTTTCCCATCCTCGACGACACCAACGACCCGGTGCGCGCCGGAGCCGGCTATATCAACATGAACATCGCCGCCGACGGCACCCGGGTGAGCTCGGCGCGCGCCTTCCTGCGGCCGAACCTCGATCGGCCGAACCTCACCCTCGCGCTGAACACCAACGTCACAAAGGTGCTCTTCGAGGGCGATCGGGCAAGCGGCGTGGAGCTCGTCACCGGCGACGGCGTCCGGAACGTGCAGGCAACCCGGGAAGTGATCCTCTCGGCCGGCACCGTCAACGGCGCGAAGCTGCTGATGCTGTCGGGCATCGGCGACGCCGCGCAATTGCAGAAGCTCGGAATCAAGCCGGTCGCGAACTTGCGGGGTGTCGGCCAGAACCTGCAGGATCATGTCCTCGTCTCTGGCGTCGTCTACCAATACAAGGGGAAGATGCCCGACCGTCCCGCGGACAGCAACGCCGTCGAGGCCGAAGTCTACTTCTCCAGCGGCATCGACGGCCATACCACCGATATCAACCTCGTGCTGGAGCAGCTTCCGATCGCGACGCCGGAGGCGGCTGCCCGGTTCGGCGCCACGCCCCCTGGGGAAGGCTTCACGATCGCGCCGGCGCTCATCCAGCCGACCAGCCGCGGCCATGTCCGGCTTGCCAGCGCGGATTGGCGCGATGCGCCCGTCATCGAGGGCAACCATCTCGGCACGGACCGCGACCTCGCCGCCATCGTGCGGGCGATCGAAGCGGCGCGCGAGCTCGGCAGCAAGGCTGCCCTGGACGGCGTCCGCGAAGCGGAGGTGGTGCCAGGCCCCAAGGCCGCCAGCCGGCGGGACCTGGTCGACCTGGCGCGGACGGCGGCAGCGAGCTTCGGTCACGCGGTGGGGACTGCGAAGATCGGCACCGGCGCCGATGCCGTCGTGGACAGCGAGCTTCGCGTCCACGGCCTGCGCGGCCTGCGCGTGGCGGACGCCTCCGTCATGCCGTCGATCATTTCGGGCCCGACCAATGCTCCGGCCTTCATGATCGGCGGCCGCGCCGCCGACCTGATCAAGGCCGCCACATGA
- a CDS encoding nuclear transport factor 2 family protein, which translates to MTLSMQRPDHRDLTSREVADRLAIRELVDAYAHCADRRDVEGQMSLFTADTEFLVYMDSRNAAPTQAIHGRDGLRPVFENLSTYEATTHFNGQCTVTWAPDSATGISYCLAHHVRSDGPGRSLMIASIRYLDHFVKLDGHWYFRQRKLMVDWIDTRPMGAG; encoded by the coding sequence ATGACCCTTTCCATGCAACGACCCGACCATCGTGATCTCACCTCGCGAGAGGTTGCCGATCGTCTCGCCATTCGCGAGCTCGTCGACGCCTATGCCCACTGCGCCGACCGCCGCGACGTCGAGGGCCAGATGTCCCTGTTCACGGCGGATACCGAGTTCCTGGTCTACATGGACAGCCGCAACGCCGCCCCGACGCAGGCCATTCACGGTCGCGACGGCCTGCGCCCCGTGTTCGAAAATCTGAGCACGTATGAGGCGACGACGCACTTCAACGGTCAGTGCACCGTGACATGGGCACCGGACTCCGCAACGGGGATCTCCTACTGCCTGGCCCATCACGTCAGATCCGATGGTCCCGGCCGGAGCCTGATGATCGCTTCGATCCGGTACCTCGATCATTTCGTGAAGCTGGACGGCCATTGGTACTTCCGGCAACGAAAGCTGATGGTCGACTGGATCGACACCCGCCCGATGGGCGCGGGCTGA
- a CDS encoding 3-hydroxybenzoate 6-monooxygenase, with amino-acid sequence MSERLPIIIAGGGIGGLATAAGLARKGFRSIVLEKAPQLGEIGAGIQLGPNAFHAFDYLGVGDTARRMAVYIDSLRFMDAMTGDEVTRIPLDEAFRKRFGNPYAVVHRGELFGVFLRACQASPLVELRAGCEVRSYEQDGTGVTAVLADGGRIRGSALLGADGLWSNIRKQVVGDGAPRVSGHTTYRSVIPVEDMPEDLRWNAATLWAGPKCHIVHYPLSGWKLFNLVVTCHNDAPEPVAGKPATHEEVSKGFAHVAPVARQIIERGRDWKLWVLCDREPVSNWVDGRVALLGDAAHPMLQYFAQGACMAMEDAVCLVAEMEAAGGDAEKALPSYNRKRALRTARVQLQSREIGQHIYHPAGAHAQLRNAVMRAKSPADWYDAIAWLYGSTGLDGVVSRETLQAALPGEAA; translated from the coding sequence ATGAGCGAACGGCTTCCCATCATCATCGCCGGTGGCGGCATCGGCGGCCTGGCGACCGCCGCGGGCCTTGCCCGAAAGGGGTTCAGATCCATCGTCCTGGAAAAGGCGCCCCAGCTCGGCGAGATCGGCGCCGGCATCCAGCTCGGACCCAATGCTTTCCACGCCTTCGACTATCTCGGCGTGGGCGACACGGCGCGCCGCATGGCGGTCTATATCGACAGCCTGCGGTTCATGGATGCCATGACCGGGGACGAGGTGACCCGCATTCCCCTCGACGAGGCTTTCCGCAAACGCTTCGGCAACCCGTATGCCGTCGTTCATCGCGGTGAGCTGTTCGGCGTTTTCCTGCGAGCCTGCCAAGCGAGCCCGCTGGTCGAGCTGCGAGCCGGCTGCGAGGTGAGGAGCTACGAGCAGGACGGAACCGGCGTCACCGCCGTTCTCGCCGACGGCGGTCGCATCCGGGGTTCGGCCCTGCTGGGAGCGGACGGGCTGTGGTCGAACATTCGCAAGCAGGTCGTCGGAGACGGGGCACCGCGCGTGTCCGGGCATACGACCTATCGCTCCGTCATTCCGGTGGAGGATATGCCGGAGGATCTGCGCTGGAACGCGGCAACGCTTTGGGCGGGGCCGAAGTGCCACATCGTGCACTATCCGCTTTCGGGTTGGAAGCTCTTCAACCTCGTCGTCACCTGCCACAACGACGCCCCGGAACCCGTGGCCGGCAAGCCCGCGACGCATGAGGAGGTCTCCAAGGGCTTCGCCCATGTCGCGCCCGTCGCGCGCCAGATCATCGAGCGTGGCCGGGACTGGAAGCTCTGGGTGCTGTGCGATCGCGAGCCGGTCTCCAACTGGGTCGATGGCCGCGTCGCCCTGCTCGGAGATGCCGCCCATCCCATGCTGCAATATTTCGCGCAAGGCGCCTGCATGGCCATGGAGGATGCGGTCTGCCTCGTGGCCGAGATGGAAGCAGCCGGTGGGGACGCGGAAAAGGCGCTTCCGTCCTACAATCGCAAGCGCGCGCTGCGCACTGCGCGCGTCCAGCTGCAATCGCGCGAGATCGGCCAGCACATCTACCACCCCGCCGGCGCTCATGCTCAATTGCGCAACGCCGTCATGCGCGCCAAGTCGCCGGCCGATTGGTATGACGCCATCGCCTGGCTCTACGGATCGACCGGACTCGATGGGGTGGTGTCCAGGGAAACGCTGCAAGCCGCCTTACCTGGCGAAGCGGCATAG
- a CDS encoding pirin family protein codes for MIERRPFDELPGEDLGWLKARHHFSPAAQDDPSRSGWGCIRGWNDEEIAPNAGFALQVHADIEIIIYVREGIVTHRDSLGNEGRLGAGNVQVVSAGTGIRHAEYNLEQASARIFQIWITPTSSGGSPAWGAQPCPATERSGCFVAIASGLDGDHDALPIRACARVLNARLKGGESIEHGLGEPRLAYLVPSFGTVDVNGVRIHANDGAAIRDIDIVTITAIEDADVVMVDILQGHA; via the coding sequence ATGATCGAACGCAGGCCCTTCGACGAGCTCCCGGGCGAGGACCTGGGCTGGCTCAAAGCCCGGCATCATTTTTCCCCGGCCGCGCAGGACGATCCATCGCGGAGCGGCTGGGGCTGCATTCGCGGCTGGAACGACGAGGAGATCGCGCCAAACGCGGGCTTTGCTCTGCAGGTGCATGCCGATATCGAGATCATCATCTATGTCCGCGAAGGCATCGTCACCCACAGAGACAGTCTCGGCAACGAAGGCAGGCTCGGAGCGGGAAACGTTCAGGTCGTCAGCGCCGGTACGGGCATCCGACATGCCGAATACAACCTGGAGCAAGCGTCGGCACGAATCTTCCAGATCTGGATCACGCCGACGTCGTCCGGCGGCTCGCCCGCCTGGGGGGCTCAACCATGTCCCGCGACCGAGCGCTCCGGATGTTTCGTGGCGATCGCGAGTGGCTTGGACGGCGACCACGACGCCCTGCCCATTCGCGCCTGCGCCCGGGTGCTGAACGCCAGGTTGAAGGGTGGCGAGTCGATCGAGCACGGGCTCGGCGAACCGCGGCTCGCCTACCTCGTGCCGTCGTTCGGGACCGTCGACGTCAACGGCGTCCGAATTCACGCCAATGACGGCGCCGCCATCAGGGACATCGACATCGTCACCATCACGGCAATCGAGGACGCGGATGTGGTCATGGTCGATATTCTTCAGGGACACGCGTGA
- a CDS encoding nuclear transport factor 2 family protein, which yields MSVKTTEHDRNEQLIRRLYHLAEADSKDTQQFVSLFADGGYFYDVAAGKKYYGSDIGVTVDVYAAAFPDMHRQLDSFYFHDNVVIVELSLNGTHKGDLVMPAGTIPATGKQMHAPCCDVFHIENGKVTSFHCYVAVPILLGQLGVLMNLGAALRH from the coding sequence ATGAGCGTCAAGACGACTGAGCACGACCGCAACGAGCAACTGATCCGCCGGCTGTACCATCTCGCGGAGGCAGACTCGAAGGACACGCAGCAATTCGTCTCGCTTTTTGCAGATGGCGGCTACTTCTATGATGTCGCTGCCGGCAAGAAATACTATGGCTCCGACATCGGCGTGACGGTCGACGTCTATGCCGCCGCCTTTCCCGATATGCACAGGCAACTCGACAGCTTCTATTTCCACGACAATGTCGTCATCGTGGAGCTGTCGTTGAACGGCACGCATAAGGGCGATCTGGTGATGCCGGCCGGAACCATTCCTGCGACGGGAAAGCAGATGCACGCGCCGTGCTGCGACGTCTTCCATATCGAGAATGGCAAGGTCACGTCGTTTCATTGCTACGTCGCGGTTCCCATTCTTCTGGGGCAGCTCGGTGTGCTCATGAATCTCGGAGCGGCCCTCAGGCATTGA
- a CDS encoding alpha/beta hydrolase encodes MRAMVRPAKGARRGLEARGQFDAVMESALPRDDVTFEADTVGGLSGFWVRPANWRADEAILHLHGGWFNFGSARAYRHLVGHIAARAGTRAFIPDYRLAREHPFPAAPDDVLACYRALAASGVHRIALTGDSAGGNLALGLASRVAGEAAAVDTALLGIAVLSPITDLTLSGASYETRADADPLFTRPQVAELVQSYLDGADADHPLASPLYGRLAGMPPVRIHVGDDEVLLDDSRRYVERAAAAGVDARLDVWMGMPHGFPGSIGRLKAAAQALDAVGAFLAERLAQAGP; translated from the coding sequence ATGCGCGCCATGGTCAGGCCAGCCAAAGGCGCGCGACGCGGGCTCGAAGCGCGCGGCCAGTTCGACGCCGTCATGGAGAGCGCCCTGCCGCGCGACGACGTGACGTTCGAGGCAGACACCGTCGGCGGCCTATCGGGATTTTGGGTCCGCCCTGCGAATTGGCGGGCGGACGAGGCAATCCTCCATCTGCACGGCGGCTGGTTCAACTTCGGATCCGCCAGGGCCTACCGCCATCTTGTCGGGCATATCGCCGCGAGGGCGGGAACGAGGGCGTTCATCCCGGACTATCGGCTTGCTCGCGAGCACCCGTTTCCGGCGGCCCCGGACGACGTGCTGGCCTGCTACCGCGCCCTTGCCGCGAGCGGCGTTCATCGGATCGCCCTGACGGGAGACTCAGCCGGAGGCAATCTGGCGCTGGGGCTCGCCTCGCGCGTTGCCGGCGAAGCCGCCGCCGTCGACACGGCTCTCCTCGGCATTGCCGTGCTGTCGCCGATCACCGACCTCACGCTTTCGGGCGCGAGCTACGAGACGCGTGCCGATGCCGATCCCCTGTTCACGCGCCCGCAGGTCGCGGAGCTCGTGCAGTCCTACCTGGACGGCGCCGACGCGGATCATCCGCTGGCTTCGCCGCTCTACGGTCGACTTGCCGGCATGCCGCCCGTCCGCATCCACGTCGGTGACGACGAGGTGCTGCTCGACGACTCGCGCCGCTATGTCGAGCGTGCGGCTGCCGCCGGCGTCGACGCCCGGCTCGATGTGTGGATGGGGATGCCGCACGGCTTTCCCGGAAGCATCGGAAGGCTGAAGGCGGCAGCCCAGGCCCTGGATGCCGTCGGCGCTTTCCTCGCCGAGAGGCTGGCGCAGGCGGGTCCGTGA
- a CDS encoding LysR family transcriptional regulator: MARLPDLEGLAIFAKVAECRSFAEAAAELRLAKATVSKAVGRIEARLGARLIIRTARRFELTDAGRQLVGRAAHILAEGEAAEDATRAQARSPRGLVRLAAPMSFGTMQVAPLLPDFLAAFPEISIDLHLSDATTDVIGEGFDAAIRIAVQPGASLAAQRLCEMPRYLVGSPAYLDRHGRPRHPLHLTEHRCIGYSYTTNTEAWRFTRGSKSASVRPSGPLRVNNGDAMMPALIAGTGLGILPEFFLREAIESHRLERLLPDWSIPLGAVYWVTPPEGPLPKRVEVLGSYLIEKLAQQRPASAS; the protein is encoded by the coding sequence ATGGCCAGGCTGCCGGACCTTGAGGGGCTCGCCATCTTCGCGAAGGTCGCGGAGTGCCGCTCCTTCGCCGAGGCTGCCGCGGAGCTGCGGCTTGCGAAAGCAACCGTGTCGAAGGCGGTCGGCAGGATCGAGGCACGGCTCGGCGCGCGGCTGATCATCCGCACGGCCCGCCGCTTCGAGCTGACGGATGCCGGACGGCAGCTGGTGGGGCGCGCGGCCCACATCCTTGCCGAAGGGGAGGCTGCCGAGGATGCGACCCGGGCCCAGGCCCGATCGCCACGGGGATTGGTGCGTCTGGCGGCGCCCATGTCCTTCGGCACGATGCAGGTGGCCCCGCTGCTGCCGGACTTTCTTGCCGCCTTCCCCGAAATATCGATCGATCTGCATTTGAGCGACGCGACGACCGATGTGATCGGCGAAGGGTTCGACGCTGCGATCCGCATCGCCGTCCAGCCCGGAGCCTCGCTCGCCGCGCAGCGGCTGTGCGAGATGCCGCGCTATCTCGTCGGCTCGCCCGCCTACCTCGACAGGCATGGAAGACCCAGGCACCCGCTCCACCTCACGGAGCACCGCTGCATCGGCTACAGCTACACCACGAACACGGAGGCCTGGCGCTTCACCAGGGGCAGCAAATCCGCCAGCGTGCGGCCTTCGGGCCCGCTTCGCGTGAACAATGGCGATGCGATGATGCCGGCGCTGATCGCGGGCACCGGCCTCGGCATATTGCCGGAATTCTTCCTGCGCGAGGCGATCGAATCCCATCGGCTCGAGCGCCTGTTGCCCGACTGGTCGATTCCGCTCGGCGCCGTCTACTGGGTGACGCCGCCCGAGGGGCCGTTGCCCAAGCGCGTCGAAGTCCTCGGCAGCTATCTGATCGAGAAGCTGGCCCAACAACGGCCAGCATCCGCTTCATGA
- a CDS encoding SDR family NAD(P)-dependent oxidoreductase, with product MDLTGKNVVVTGGANGVGKAVCLSLAKAGAACAVVDLNAEASSIAVADIEAAGGRAAAIIGDITRKEGADALFDQAVAAFGHIDGLVNSAGIYPRSPLLEISDEAWDSNFAVNLRGLYHMSVAAVLHMRGRGGGRIVNVSSVAGLKPHPGNAHYACMKAGVISLTKSFGLEFAKDKVLVNGIAPGWIATDKAKEAGNIFQPWALAEMPIGRAAEPAEIADLILFLLSDHNTYLVGETVTISGGTYIS from the coding sequence ATGGATCTGACGGGAAAGAACGTGGTCGTCACGGGCGGCGCCAATGGCGTCGGCAAGGCGGTCTGCCTGAGCCTTGCCAAGGCCGGGGCAGCCTGCGCCGTCGTCGACCTCAACGCCGAGGCATCCTCGATCGCCGTCGCTGACATCGAGGCCGCCGGCGGGCGGGCTGCTGCGATCATCGGCGACATCACCCGCAAGGAGGGCGCGGACGCCCTGTTCGATCAGGCCGTCGCCGCCTTCGGCCATATCGACGGTCTGGTCAACAGCGCCGGCATCTATCCCCGTTCCCCCCTGCTGGAGATCAGCGACGAGGCCTGGGACAGCAATTTCGCCGTCAATCTGCGCGGCCTCTACCACATGAGCGTCGCGGCGGTGCTGCACATGCGCGGGCGGGGCGGCGGGCGCATCGTCAACGTGAGCTCCGTCGCCGGACTGAAGCCGCACCCGGGGAATGCCCATTATGCCTGCATGAAGGCCGGCGTGATCAGCCTCACCAAGAGCTTCGGCCTCGAGTTCGCCAAGGACAAGGTGCTGGTCAACGGCATCGCCCCCGGCTGGATCGCCACCGACAAGGCCAAGGAGGCCGGCAACATCTTCCAGCCCTGGGCCCTGGCCGAGATGCCGATCGGCCGCGCCGCCGAACCCGCCGAGATCGCGGACCTGATCCTTTTCCTCCTGTCGGACCACAACACCTATCTCGTCGGCGAGACCGTCACGATCTCGGGCGGGACCTACATTTCCTGA
- a CDS encoding aldehyde dehydrogenase family protein, whose protein sequence is MPRLRQPDHDRRPASDRSLRRGRDRHRHPTARRPIPKRLGSGAFGDGANPTPALQRRNAMSHARGVTEVNGIREYEYFAGGEWRTAEAHKLFDVYRPYDRGLYARVAAGGRPEAQLAVDAAAKAFPAWSQTTPAERAKLFFRAAEIVKRRRAEIAEILAIETGSTISFATFQQDLVAATIEQAAGWMYLPKGEVLETNMPGTHSIGVRRPLGVVASFTPWNGANVLSWRAVLSPVAAGNTVVVKPSELAPISAGLILAEIAEEAGFPAGVINVVTHAPGAAGAIADVFFESPDVRVINLIGGVKTAKMLAKRAGETLKRTTMELGGYNPMIILDDVDVDYAVRTATFGSFFHQGQICLNTRRIIIQRKIADEFLEKFAARTRTLPSGDPQDHKTIIGPLITPAAVKLCDDRVKEALAKGATLHTGGVFEGQIYQPTILSNVPLDVAVANEETFGPVVVVEVVDTPEQAVEAANRTLYGLTSSILAGDTYRAFELAPKILAGIVNVNSPTVNDEIHAPMGGVRDSGWGRTGPDSLKEFQDVIWINAHSGQRQYPI, encoded by the coding sequence TTGCCGAGGCTTCGGCAACCTGATCACGACCGGCGGCCTGCCTCAGATCGCAGCCTCCGGCGCGGGCGCGATCGGCATCGGCACCCGACAGCTCGCCGGCCCATTCCGAAGCGCTTGGGATCAGGGGCTTTCGGTGACGGCGCCAATCCCACGCCCGCTCTTCAAAGGAGAAATGCGATGTCCCATGCACGTGGCGTAACCGAAGTGAACGGCATCAGGGAATATGAGTACTTCGCGGGCGGCGAATGGCGCACGGCAGAAGCTCACAAGCTGTTCGACGTCTATCGGCCCTATGATCGCGGCCTCTATGCACGCGTCGCCGCGGGCGGCCGGCCGGAAGCGCAGCTGGCGGTCGACGCGGCCGCCAAGGCATTCCCGGCCTGGTCGCAGACGACCCCGGCCGAGCGGGCAAAATTGTTCTTCAGGGCGGCCGAGATCGTCAAGCGGCGCCGCGCCGAGATCGCCGAAATCCTGGCCATCGAAACCGGCAGCACCATCTCCTTCGCCACGTTCCAGCAGGACCTCGTGGCCGCCACCATCGAGCAGGCGGCCGGATGGATGTACCTGCCGAAGGGCGAGGTCCTGGAGACCAACATGCCCGGCACGCACTCGATCGGGGTGCGCCGGCCGCTGGGCGTGGTGGCGAGCTTCACGCCGTGGAACGGCGCCAACGTCCTGTCGTGGCGCGCGGTCCTGTCGCCGGTGGCTGCCGGCAACACGGTGGTGGTGAAGCCGTCCGAGCTCGCGCCGATTTCGGCCGGCCTCATTCTCGCTGAGATCGCGGAAGAGGCCGGCTTCCCGGCAGGGGTCATCAACGTCGTGACCCATGCCCCGGGCGCCGCGGGCGCCATCGCCGATGTCTTCTTCGAGAGCCCGGACGTGCGGGTCATCAACCTGATCGGCGGGGTCAAGACCGCGAAGATGCTCGCCAAGCGCGCCGGCGAAACGCTCAAGCGCACGACGATGGAGCTGGGCGGCTACAACCCGATGATCATCCTCGATGACGTGGATGTGGACTATGCGGTGCGCACCGCGACGTTCGGCTCCTTCTTCCACCAGGGACAGATCTGCCTCAACACGCGCCGCATCATCATCCAGCGCAAGATCGCCGACGAGTTCCTCGAAAAATTCGCCGCCCGGACCAGGACGCTGCCATCCGGCGATCCCCAGGATCACAAGACCATCATCGGCCCGCTGATCACGCCGGCTGCCGTCAAGCTGTGCGACGACCGTGTCAAGGAAGCGCTCGCCAAGGGCGCCACATTGCATACCGGCGGCGTCTTCGAGGGCCAGATCTACCAGCCGACCATCCTCAGCAACGTGCCGCTCGATGTCGCCGTCGCCAATGAGGAGACTTTCGGACCGGTCGTCGTGGTCGAGGTCGTCGATACCCCCGAGCAGGCAGTCGAGGCGGCGAACCGCACCCTGTACGGGCTCACCTCATCCATCCTCGCGGGCGACACCTATCGCGCGTTCGAGCTGGCGCCGAAGATCCTGGCCGGCATCGTCAACGTCAACTCGCCGACCGTGAACGACGAGATTCATGCGCCGATGGGCGGCGTGCGAGACAGCGGCTGGGGCCGCACCGGTCCCGACAGCCTGAAGGAGTTCCAGGACGTCATCTGGATCAACGCCCACAGCGGCCAGCGCCAATACCCGATCTGA
- the wrbA gene encoding NAD(P)H:quinone oxidoreductase has translation MAKVLVLYYSSYGHIETMAAAVAEGAREAGAEVDIKRVPELVPDEVARTWHFKIDQAAPIAKVDDLAAYDAIIIGAGTRFGRLSSQMANFLDQAGGLWARGALHGKVGGAFTSTATQHGGQETTLFSIITNLLHFGMVIVGLDYGHAGQMTLDEITGGSPYGATTIAGGDGSRMPTANELVGARYQGRRVAEVANKLHG, from the coding sequence ATGGCGAAGGTTCTGGTGCTCTATTATTCGTCATACGGCCATATCGAGACCATGGCGGCGGCCGTCGCCGAGGGAGCCCGGGAAGCCGGCGCAGAGGTCGACATCAAGCGCGTTCCCGAGCTCGTGCCCGACGAGGTCGCGCGCACCTGGCACTTCAAGATCGATCAGGCCGCTCCCATCGCGAAGGTCGATGACCTCGCGGCCTACGACGCGATCATCATCGGCGCCGGCACCCGGTTCGGCCGGCTGTCGTCGCAAATGGCCAATTTCCTGGACCAGGCCGGCGGCCTCTGGGCGCGCGGCGCCTTGCACGGCAAGGTCGGCGGGGCCTTCACCTCGACCGCCACGCAGCATGGCGGGCAGGAAACGACGCTGTTCTCGATCATCACCAATCTCCTGCACTTCGGCATGGTGATCGTCGGGCTCGATTACGGCCATGCCGGCCAGATGACCCTCGACGAGATTACGGGCGGGTCTCCGTACGGCGCCACGACGATCGCCGGTGGCGACGGCTCGCGCATGCCGACGGCCAACGAGCTGGTCGGTGCGCGCTACCAGGGCCGCAGGGTCGCGGAGGTCGCGAACAAGCTGCACGGCTGA